One Mycobacterium sp. SMC-4 DNA window includes the following coding sequences:
- a CDS encoding spirocyclase AveC family protein, translating into MNGELSPALIAGLSFAYVGGILFLALGVYLSIRRGRLHPLLLVSISAISFSWIEAPYDWAMYAQFPPELPRMPSWWPMNMTWGGGLPSAVPIGYIAYFVLPAVIGAALGRKVISQFGWRRPQTLLVVGFLVGFCWALLFNGFFGPRLGVFYYGYVIDGLALFQGSRFQYPVYDAVAMGLQMMVFTYLLGRVDGQGRNVIEVWSDKRSSTKVGSSLLSVAAVVVVGHLMYGAVFAPHLATKLGGYVTEGPSEQLFPGIENQPR; encoded by the coding sequence GTGAACGGTGAACTGTCACCGGCCCTGATCGCCGGTCTGTCCTTCGCCTACGTCGGCGGGATCCTGTTCCTGGCCCTCGGTGTCTACCTGAGCATCCGCCGCGGCCGCCTGCATCCGCTGCTGCTGGTGTCGATCTCGGCGATCTCGTTCTCGTGGATCGAAGCGCCCTACGACTGGGCCATGTACGCGCAGTTCCCCCCGGAGCTGCCGCGGATGCCGTCGTGGTGGCCGATGAACATGACCTGGGGTGGCGGACTGCCGTCGGCGGTGCCCATCGGCTATATCGCCTACTTCGTGTTGCCCGCGGTCATCGGCGCGGCGCTCGGGCGCAAAGTGATCAGTCAATTCGGCTGGCGCCGGCCACAGACGCTGCTGGTCGTCGGTTTCCTGGTCGGGTTCTGCTGGGCACTGCTGTTCAACGGCTTCTTCGGACCCCGTCTGGGGGTCTTCTACTACGGCTACGTAATCGACGGTTTGGCGTTGTTCCAGGGCAGCAGGTTCCAGTACCCGGTCTACGACGCCGTCGCGATGGGCCTGCAGATGATGGTGTTCACCTACCTGCTCGGGCGGGTCGACGGACAGGGTCGCAACGTCATCGAGGTGTGGTCGGACAAGCGGTCGTCGACCAAGGTGGGTTCCTCGCTGTTGTCGGTGGCTGCTGTGGTGGTGGTCGGACATCTGATGTACGGCGCGGTGTTCGCGCCGCATCTTGCGACCAAGCTGGGCGGATATGTGACCGAGGGGCCATCCGAGCAACTCTTCCCAGGCATCGAAAACCAACCGAGGTAA